The DNA window TTCATCCAGAACGGTGAGTAGTGGTAGCCGTCGAGGTCATCGAACTGGCGCTGGTACATGAAGGGGTAGTCGTCGGTGTCGCCGATCCGTCCGCCGGCGGCGCCGGCCCGCTCGACGAGCGCGTCGACCGCCTCGCGGCTGCTGAGATCGAACGAGACGGTCACTTTGGAGGGAGTGTCCGCTCCGCCCACCAGGTCCTCGACGCCGCCGACGCTCGCGTACATCTCCCGGCTGCCGAGCATGACGTACTGCTCGGGCGCGATCGCGAAGCACGACACGTTGTGATCCGACATCTCGGCGTTGAGCGTCCAGCCGAGAGAGGTGTAGAAGGCGGTCGCGCGCTGCACGCTCTCGACCGGGCAGGTGATGAACAGGCTCATGGCGGCATACTTGCAAATTGCAAGTGATCCGTCAAGGACCGCCCACCACCAGTTGACGCCGGCAACCGGCGACCTGCCATGGCAGTGGGTACTGCTCGGCGGCGCTCTCTCATCAAGCTACGAGTGCCCGCAGGTGTGCTGGCTCTGGCGATCCAACGCGTAGGGCGCGCCGGGCAGCGGCGCACACGCTCGACGGCGGATCCGGACGATCCACTGCGGCTAGTGCCGCATCAGGCAATGTTCGCCCTGTTGATGACCTCGCGTAGGCGTTCGTCGGCGGCGTTCTTGTTCCGCCAGATGATGTAGCGGCGGATCATGCTGCCCTGCTGCTTGTGGCTGGCGTGGTCGGTGCCGTCGAGGATGAAGTAGCGCAGGGCGGTGAACTGGGCCTCGATGCGGTTGAGCCAGGAACTGTTGGTCGGGGTGTAGGCGAACTCGACGTTGTTGGCCACGGCCCAGTCACCGACCCGGGTGTCCTTCTTCGTGCTCAGGTGCGGGGAGTAGTTGTCGAGCACGATCGCGATCCGGGTCTGCGGTGGGTGCAGGCTGCGCAGGTAGCGGCAGAACTCCAGGAACCGTGTCCGGGTCTTCGTCGGCTTGATGTGACCGTAGAGCTGGTCCTTGCGCAGGTCGTAGGCGGCGAACAGGTGCCTGATCCCGTGCGGGCGGGTGTAGGTCGCCCGCCGGCGGGGCCTGGGCTCGCGGTCAGGGTC is part of the Micromonospora sp. WMMD980 genome and encodes:
- a CDS encoding VOC family protein; the encoded protein is MSLFITCPVESVQRATAFYTSLGWTLNAEMSDHNVSCFAIAPEQYVMLGSREMYASVGGVEDLVGGADTPSKVTVSFDLSSREAVDALVERAGAAGGRIGDTDDYPFMYQRQFDDLDGYHYSPFWMKPSIDPAG